TTACGTAATTCATCTTTTGAAACTGTGTCTGAAACAACAATTATTCTGTTTGGATTTGTTGCTTTTGTCCAGCTTGTTGCAACTTGTCCGTGTAACAAACGTGTATCAATACGGGCTAGAACAAATTTTATTTTCCCATCTCCGATAACTGTTCCTTCTGGAATTGCTCCTTTTGGCGTGTCATCTTGAGCCGCTGCTTTTGCTGCTGTTTCTTTAGGCTGTAATTCTTCAGGACGAACCTTAACTTGATCTTTTCCTTCTGGAACAATAGCTTTTGCTACTTCGTGAGCTGTATCTAAATCTTCTCTTTCTGATAAAGCCGCTAACAGCATTGGCAAGTTAAGTCCTGCTACAATTGCTCTTTTTTCAGGTGCTTCTTCAAAGAAACGATTTGATTGGTTGAAAGGGCTTCCTCCCCATAAGTCAACTAAGAAAAGAACTTCTTCAGTTCCTAGTTTGGCAATGGCATCTTGAATTTTTTTATATAAGTCATCTGGTCCTTCACTTGGCATAAATACAACTGATTCCAGCAATTCCGCCTCACCTAGAATCATTGAAGCCGACTGCTTTATACCAGCCGCAAATTCACCATGACTTGCAACGATAATTCCTACCATTTTGAACCTCCTTTTAAATAAAATTTATTTTTTATGTTTTCACTTTACAAATTTTTAACATCCTTAATTATCTCTAAGAATGATTTTACTGAAATTAAAAGTGAACAACCTCATACTATAAGTCTACCACATTTTTTTAGATTTGCAAGCATATTATAAGAAATTTATAAAAAAAAATTAATAGATATTGATTTTTAGTATATTTTTTATAATTTATAATATTGTAATAAATATAGTTTGATATTAAAAATAATTTCTAATAATGTGTATATACAAAGGAAATATGACAGGAGCAGATAAAAATTAGAATACTAAAATGATAAATAAAGGATTAATTTGAATTTTTTTATACAAAGAATAATTAAATTAATTTATTAGATATTTTTGATTTTATAGAGAGCTGTCATCATATATAATTTGAAACAGCTCTTTTTATACTATTTAATTGAGTAAATTTTCTATTGAAAAATTTTGACTAAACTTAACTGGTTGAAATTCGATTATTTCATAATCTGCTATTTCTTCAATATAAAATGGATCTTCATACAGTATTTTTTTTGCTTCTTTCAAATTGTTAGAATCAAACAAGATTACTCCTCCTAATTCAGGAAAACTTTTCTTCCCTGTACATATAAATTTTTCTTTTTCAAAATATTTGTCAAGATATTCTAAATGAGCTTCTAAAACCTTATTTACTTCTTTTATTGATTTTTTATATTTTAAATTAGCAATAAACATTCATTTTCAAATATTTTATATGCCATGTGCTTCTGGGGTCGAGAAAATATTAAATTACGGTAAAAAATGGGTGAAGATATTATACTGCTTGATAAAAAAGACGAATTTAGAAAAAATATTGGTAACTAATTTTATTAAAATAAAGAATAAGATATATTCATAGCATTTTATCAGAATGTTATGTTTTTTTTTAAGAAAAAACTTGCATTATTTTTTAAAAAGGTATAAAATTAGTTTGATAGCTAAAATATTTGAATTTCAGAGTATTTGTTACACTTTTGAAATAATTTTAAAGTGAATCCTTAAAATAAAAGTTTATCAAAAAACTTATTTTAAAATTATTTTAAATAAAAAAACTTCAGAAATCAAAAATAATAATGAGAGGAGATGGACTAAAATGACTCTAGTGGAAGGAAAAATTGGAGAGAAATTTTTGCTAAAAGATAT
This is a stretch of genomic DNA from Leptotrichia hofstadii. It encodes these proteins:
- a CDS encoding PTS sugar transporter subunit IIB produces the protein MVGIIVASHGEFAAGIKQSASMILGEAELLESVVFMPSEGPDDLYKKIQDAIAKLGTEEVLFLVDLWGGSPFNQSNRFFEEAPEKRAIVAGLNLPMLLAALSEREDLDTAHEVAKAIVPEGKDQVKVRPEELQPKETAAKAAAQDDTPKGAIPEGTVIGDGKIKFVLARIDTRLLHGQVATSWTKATNPNRIIVVSDTVSKDELRKKLIEQAAPPGVRAHVIPLDKLVAISKDPRFGNTKALLLFENPQDALYVIEKGVDIKELNVGSMAHTVGKVMVNNVLSMDQKDVDTYKKLRDLGVQFDVRKVAADKKADLFKLISEKQNEGLKL
- a CDS encoding YciI family protein, yielding MFIANLKYKKSIKEVNKVLEAHLEYLDKYFEKEKFICTGKKSFPELGGVILFDSNNLKEAKKILYEDPFYIEEIADYEIIEFQPVKFSQNFSIENLLN